A DNA window from Argonema galeatum A003/A1 contains the following coding sequences:
- a CDS encoding DUF192 domain-containing protein: MFYEKLRRVSRRVGKIQNLKLAGLLLGALLMGCSPSVPAISSAELPAPQAQVTPTPVSSKESQTDLGQMLPISATAKMAGEVIELEVTRTPEQQALGLMYRASLQDNRGMLFEFQPPQPVSFWMKNVRISLDMIFLRGGVVKAIAANVPPCTATPCPTYGPKTEVDQVIELRGGRAAQLGVKVGQQVEIQFSQSSRSQP, from the coding sequence ATGTTTTACGAGAAACTTAGAAGAGTGAGTAGGAGAGTGGGAAAAATCCAAAATCTAAAATTGGCTGGTTTGCTGTTGGGCGCTTTACTCATGGGCTGTTCGCCCTCGGTTCCAGCCATTTCTTCTGCCGAACTGCCCGCACCTCAAGCACAGGTAACGCCAACACCTGTAAGCAGCAAGGAATCACAAACAGATTTGGGTCAAATGTTGCCTATTTCAGCCACAGCTAAGATGGCAGGTGAGGTAATTGAACTGGAAGTGACTCGCACGCCCGAACAGCAGGCTTTGGGGTTGATGTACCGCGCATCTTTACAGGATAACCGGGGGATGCTGTTTGAGTTCCAGCCGCCCCAACCTGTCAGTTTTTGGATGAAGAATGTGAGGATTTCTCTTGATATGATTTTTTTGCGAGGGGGAGTTGTGAAAGCGATCGCAGCTAACGTGCCTCCCTGTACCGCCACACCGTGTCCCACCTACGGCCCCAAAACAGAGGTAGACCAAGTGATCGAGCTACGAGGTGGACGCGCAGCCCAACTGGGGGTCAAAGTCGGGCAGCAGGTGGAAATTCAGTTTTCCCAGTCCAGTCGATCGCAGCCATAA
- a CDS encoding DUF2949 domain-containing protein, with the protein MAPTTYSRLIRFLEEELAISAASMSIVFKHREQDPGPLPMILWQYGLVTLKQLEQIYDWLETA; encoded by the coding sequence ATGGCACCGACAACTTATTCACGATTAATTCGCTTTTTGGAAGAAGAATTAGCAATTTCTGCTGCTTCCATGTCGATTGTATTTAAGCATCGGGAGCAAGATCCAGGGCCTTTGCCAATGATTCTTTGGCAGTACGGTCTGGTGACGCTCAAACAACTAGAGCAAATTTATGACTGGCTGGAAACAGCCTAA